One genomic segment of Plasmodium vivax chromosome 9, whole genome shotgun sequence includes these proteins:
- a CDS encoding hypothetical protein, conserved (encoded by transcript PVX_091750A), with the protein MEKSHGLHMLQRLHGLELPPSIEFDNYEGGLKMTKRLSIKNTTKKLIRFRFLFQSSAYFTYPLQEVESISAGLNKSYPITFFNPVNDFQTVSETLSIVIEDKQRDKRVEVHLRATPLKCDVIIPSVLHFKDKVIKQKGKEELVVKNQGALNAVIKLTHKYTSKEKKGKIKLEPSQFVLKANQKQHVQIILYSDLPQKFQECLSCSIIEVPKDLEGKIFPQGPKVTNANQNNMSEEKGVADIIQMINQEDVQVRLIKKRVELNWVAVLPQLIILSDQDRQISHQGVVNFGEVPLGQRLTRSIYLQNVTSAPITVKVESKKCAGREKCAGREKCHVFHLPKEELTIKEGAKEEIILHINGQNQVNQYAETIQFKACIDYRIELFLICEIKNVKLHFTKVLYLLENLKLGDSVTEKITIRNDDDTDVHVEIVNLGYLFSTKCTNFVVKKNSYQFVNFTFHCIYPINVFKRLYFLVHLNKQIFYVDIICNYSVGYKMCPLSMHHVFRTKHLIHDKQTLYSSYYDEKDYIDIWDFPLEFGSYEDSPGEMINEIVQADDGWGFEALEILEAEEKDIMIINKTPVEYTCVWSNAVDQRRGQLSLFQILPAEAQLPPFGCQTFRVKNARALKEKYTREVYECIVFPSNNRDYRKCNSKTLLPPRFLYVTLFQFKIKYLCETENVLDSLCVYPKQISFLNIIEEESTYAVVRFGNSSDAAQLVDFTPFKGDVESIRVAPLVNYVPRKGSLNVLICYSPKKAQLTEDEIKLPYLVNGIEKKHISVFVSHEINGVLFNGGDPNINLPCVSTDTESSKRVAIENMTERNVLCMLVKEDAASILDIHIEGNTPPLGAPNGEEQTANKNDKVEELNLWQVQNAEEEPNEGTSSLTNEDKKYTFYFFCLLPFEKRSLYICAHSDSTLTKTVPLLLSHMLYINEADMRSKFASLKKNMKDHIKRCRRFLVHVNIIKCALALHPKVVESEPIVVGSKFNAKIKIHNEHPVKVNFKTKTEIVQIGSRKIFDEDEIKEADRNVVMEKSEDVINSFSGKYAYVSFKTSQQGRFVYRFCVIVGGKGGKNGEGHKGRNVAKEKNHVDIVLNVVMPYFQIIDVNDFKTPQSIYWNMTSADRINSYVLFPEQLLLRRCLPLTVCMQLHFKRQLGLIFFFFFFFFFFFFLSPPLCSYLKEDISTIDAEYKKSQGMENMKKLFNQFDYIPFNIGNNTLNEVTRVHLVLFNPLNVPLRVHISSIKSYVLPVLPPYVKNEEDKLAHLLYVDNTFRNFMRCLDCCEITPTELEIKEKGTKTVTLFYKHKYVGLHNMPLIIGVENGKVLPLNLSSLTFPPQVPPIYLMNVKVPEEGHTHSCLVDLNEHVLGLKNECIINVDLLNDSELDIHYAVERCSHLVVLNPKGVIKRRKYISLFILVSRLSPAIISETLILRPHFRHLNRDIELDKVAIELTLNSTADNVYRDAHKTINVFNNRCIGDLPERSIKTFCSNFLPAYSYIYAQNKLFYVSPSSINILYAPTNSIVERIVIIKNYSSFRNLKFKIPKKNTLPGNILKITPNKGSPKWIFFTPMPTNCTICIHPICDYLPHTGIVKREGQTILRLTFILSDILLDIEGNIQIELKYVQDQVPAQGENEEDRCSIGAASETMIEEVYEDTRDNQGRTEAANPLQISKAKKATKFDDLTFSHAQKIFENIQLFKYAYDNVNSSMLQKAVRRLYGVKSGEASKGESPKEPTTQAIKDFPKFYFYIHVKLFTCNSDDVATAKNNFENLVRTNIYPQHLYFKRYISLPIPLEDKSKSFFKRHYFDFDKLERPMGKQRDRDGQGERTLSREEIARHKRDIYACMFTEMFKCIIEKDIRRHLDILSEINACSIQTIESILREDIIDVMPRTTRTDCNSQTKSDYSFLKPAILSHFFSHMFSDIIGSLMGDASLFAKNPNSSASWPVPSEESLPVFIYSSLLLL; encoded by the exons ATGGAAAAAAGCCACGGGCTGCACATGCTGCAGAGGCTGCACGGGCTGGAGCTCCCCCCGTCAATCGAATTTGACAACTACGAGGGGGGGCTCAAAATGACGAAGCGGCTGAGCATAAAGAACACCACGAAAAAGCTGATACGGTTTAGGTTCCTCTTCCAAAGCAGCGCATATTTTACGTACCCTCTGCAGGAGGTGGAAAGCATCAGTGCGGGGCTAAACAAAAGCTACCCCATAACGTTCTTCAACCCTGTAAATGACTTCCAAACTGTGAGTGAGACGCTAAGCATAGTGATCGAAGACAAGCAGAGGGACAAGAGAGTAGAGGTGCATCTGAGAGCCACTCCCCTCAAATGCGACGTCATCATACCCTCAGTTTTGCACTTCAAAGATAAGGTAATCAAacagaaggggaaagaagaacTAGTTGTAAAAAACCAAGGTGCATTAAACGCAGTGATCAAATTGACACATAAATACACctcgaaggagaaaaaaggaaaaatcaaattGGAGCCTTCCCAGTTTGTTTTAAAGGCTAACCAAAAGCAGCATGTACAGATTATTCTCTATTCAGATTTGCCTCAAAAATTTCAAGAGTGCTTATCTTGCTCCATCATTGAGGTGCCAAAGGATctagaaggaaaaatatttccccaAGGTCCTAAGGTGACAAATGCAAATCAGAACAACATGAGTGAAGAGAAGGGGGTGGCAGACATCATCCAAATGATCAACCAGGAAGATGTGCAAGTGCGTTTGATAAAGAAAAGGGTAGAGCTAAACTGGGTTGCCGTGTTGCCCCAACTTATCATTCTTTCTGACCAGGACAGGCAGATCTCCCATCAAGGCGTGGTCAACTTTGGAGAAGTGCCCCTGGGGCAGCGACTCACCAGGTCGATCTATTTGCAAAACGTTACCAGCGCCCCGATAACGGTGAAGGTGGAGAGTAAGAAGTGCgcggggagggagaagtgcGCAGGGAGGGAGAAGTGCCACGTCTTCCACCTGCCAAAGGAAGAACTCACAATAAAGGAGGGCGCCAAAGAGGAAATCATCCTGCACATCAACGGGCAGAACCAAGTTAACCAGTACGCAGAGACGATACAGTTCAAAGCGTGCATAGATTACCGCATCGAGCTATTCCTCATCtgtgaaattaaaaatgtgaagttGCACTTCACCAAGGTGCTCTACCTTTTGGAGAATCTCAAATTGGGAGACAGCGTCAcggaaaaaattaccatcAGAAATGACGACGACACGGATGTCCACGTAGAAATTGTAAATCTCGGATACCTATTCAGCACTAAGTGCACCAATTttgtggtgaaaaaaaattcataccAATTTGTCAATTTTACTTTCCATTGTATTTACCCCATCAATGTGTTCAAGAGATTATATTTCTTGGTTCATTTGAataagcaaattttttacgttGATATCATTTGCAACTATTCTGTTGGCTACAAAATGTGCCCTCTTTCGATGCACCACGTGTTTAGAACTAAGCACTTGATTCATGATAAGCAGACCCTGTATAGCTCTTACTATGATGAGAAGGACTACATTGACATCTGGGACTTCCCCCTCGAGTTCGGCTCCTACGAGGACTCCCCCGGCGAGATGATAAATGAGATAGTGCAGGCGGACGACGGGTGGGGTTTCGAGGCG CTGGAAATCCtagaagcggaagaaaaagaCATCATGATCATAAACAAGACGCCCGTGGAGTACACCTGCGTGTGGTCCAACGCGGTGGACCAGCGGAGAGGCCAACTCAGCCTCTTCCAGATCCTCCCCGCGGAGGCCCAGCTGCCCCCCTTCGGCTGCCAGACGTTTAG aGTAAAAAATGCAAGGGCGCTCAAGGAGAAATACACGAGGGAAGTATACGAATGCATTGTGTTCCCCTCCAACAACAGGGACTATAGGAAGTGCAACAGCAAAACGTTGCTGCCCCCCCGGTTCCTATACGTGACTCTGTTTCAGTTCAAAATAAAGTACCTGTGTGAGACCGAGAATGTCCTGGACAGCCTGTGCGTCTACCCCAAAcagatttcctttttgaacaTTATCGAAGAGGAAAGCACCTACGCCGTTGTGAGGTTTGGGAATTCTTCGGACGCCGCACAGCTGGTTGACTTCACTCCATTCAAGGGCGACGTGGAGTCGATCAG AGTCGCCCCGCTAGTGAACTACGTACCCAGAAAGGGCTCCCTAAACGTCCTTATCTGTTACTCCCCCAAGAAGGCGCAGCTAACGGAAGACGAAATTAAACTGCCCTATTTAGTAAATGGCATTGAGAAGAAGCACATCTCCGTTTTCGTCTCGCATGAGATAAACGGCGTCCTGTTCAATGGGGGGGACCCCAACATA AACCTGCCGTGCGTAAGCACCGACACGGAGAGCTCCAAAAGAGTGGCCATTGAAAACATGACGGAGAGAAACGTCCTCTGCATGCTCGTTAAGGAAGACGCCGCCTCAATTCTGGACATCCACATAGAGGGGAATACTCCCCCGTTGGGAGccccaaatggagaggaACAAACAGCAAACAAGAACGACAAAGTGGAAGAATTAAACCTATGGCAAGTGCAGAACGCGGAGGAAGAACCAAACGAAGGAACTAGCTCACTTACAAATGAAGACAAAAAATACaccttttatttcttctgcTTATTGCCCTTTGAAAAAAGGAGCCTCTACATCTGCGCCCATTCCGATTCTACGTTAACGAAAACGGTGCCGCTGCTCCTCTCCCATATGCTGTACATAAATGAGGCAGACATGAGGAGCAAGTTTGCGTCTTTAAAGAAGAACATGAAGGACCACATCAAACGGTGTAGGCGGTTCCTTGTGCACGTGAATATAATCAAGTGCGCCCTGGCGCTGCACCCCAAGGTGGTTGAGAGCGAGCCGATCGTGGTGGGCTCCAAGTTTAACGCGAAG ATAAAGATTCACAACGAACACCCCGTTAAAGTAAATTTTAAGACAAAGACGGAAATTGTCCAAATAGGCAGCAGGAAAATATTTG ATGAAGACGAAATTAAAGAGGCAGACAGAAATGTTGTGATGGAAAAGAGCGAAGACGTGATTAACTCCTTTTCGGGCAAATATGCCTACGTCTCCTTTAAGACCAGCCAGCAGGGCCGTTTCGTCTACCGCTTTTGCGTCATCGTGGGAggtaaagggggaaaaaatggggaggggcaTAAAGGGAGAAATGTCGCAAAGGAGAA GAACCACGTCGACATTGTGCTCAACGTGGTGATGCCCTATTTCCAAATTATCGACGTAAACGATTTTAAAACTCCACAGTCTATATACTGGAATATGACTTCCGCGGATCGGATAAATTCGTACGTCCTCTTCCCTGAGCAATTGCTACTGCGTAGATGTTTGCCCCTCACTGTGTGCATGCAACTGCACTTTAAACGGCAGTTGggattgattttttttttttttttttttttttttttttttttttttctttctccccctctctgTAGCTACCTAAAGGAAGACATCTCAACGATAGACGCAGAATACAAGAAGAGCCAAGGGATGGAGAACATGAAAAAGCTGTTCAACCAGTTTGACTACATCCCATTTAACATTGGAAATAATACGCTCAACGAGGTGACAAGAGTACACTTGGTTTTATTTAACCCACTCAATGTGCCCCTGAGGGTTCATATAAGCAGCATAAAGTCGTACGTCCTTCCGGTCTTACCCCCCTACgttaaaaatgaggaggacaaG ctGGCCCACCTGCTCTACGTAGACAACACCTTCCGCAACTTCATGAGGTGCCTGGACTGCTGCGAAATCACCCCCACCGAATtggaaataaaagaaaagggcaCAAAAACGGTCACCCTGTTTTATAAGCACAAATACGTTGGGCTGCACAATATGCCCCTGATAATTGGCgtggaaaatggaaaggtgCTTCCCCTCAATTTGAGTTCGCTGACGTTTCCCCCTCAAGTGCCCCCTATATATTTGATGAACGTGAAGGTACCGGAAGAGGGGCACACGCACAGCTGCCTTGTG gACCTGAACGAACACGTCTTGGGGCTGAAGAACGAGTGCATCATAAACGTTGACCTCCTGAACGACAGCGAATTGGACATCCACTACGCCGTGGAGCGGTGCAGCCATTTGGTGGTTTTAAATCCCAAGGGGGTTATCAAACGGCGCAAGTACATTtccctcttcattttggtttCGAGGCTTTCCCCGGCTATAATTAGCGAAACGTTGATACTCAGGCCGCACTTTCGGCACTTGAACAGGGACATA GAGCTTGACAAAGTCGCCATAGAACTCACGCTAAACAGCACAGCGGATAACGTGTATAGAGATGCCCACAAAACGATCAACGTTTTTAACAACAGATGCATTGGTGACCTCCCTGAACGAAGCATCAAGACCTTCTGCTCCAACTTCCTCCCCGCCTACTCTTACATATACGCTCAGAACAAGCTCTTTTATGTCTCGCCCAGCTCGATCAACATTCTCTATGCCCCGACGAA CTCCATCGTCGAACGGATtgtcataataaaaaattactcatCGTTTAGGAACCTGAAATTTAAAatacccaaaaaaaataccctcCCCGGAAACATTCTAAAAATAACCCCCAATAAAGGTAGCCCGAAATGGATCTTTTTTACACCCATGCCAACCAACTGCACTATCTGCATTCATCCCATTTGTGATTACTTGCCGCACACAGGAATCGTCAAACGGGAGGGGCAGACCATCCTCAGGCTTACCTTCATCCTGAGTGACATCCTCTTAGACATCGAGGGGAACATTCAGATAGAGCTCAAGTACGTGCAAGACCAAGTGCCTGCACAAGGTGAGAATGAAGAGGACAGGTGCAGCATTGGTGCTGCCTCGGAAACGATGATTG AGGAGGTCTACGAAGACACGCGGGATAATCAGGGGCGAACCGAAGCGGCTAACCCTTTACAGATTTCCAAGGCGAAGAAGGCAACCAAATTCGATGACCTCACCTTCTCGCACgcccaaaaaatatttgagaACATCCAGCTGTTCAAATATGCCTAC GACAACGTCAACAGCAGCATGCTACAAAAGGCGGTGCGGCGCCTTTACGGAGTTAAAAGcg GGGAAGCCTCCAAAGGAGAAAGCCCCAAAGAGCCCACCACACAGGCGATCAAAGACTTTCCCAAGTTTTACTTTTACATTCACGTGAAGTTATTCACTTGCAACTCTGACGATGTGGCGACGGCAAAGAATAATTTTGAGAATTTGGTCAGAACTAATATTTACCCCCAGCACTTGTACTTTAAAAGGTATATCAGTCTGCCCATTCCTCTGGAGGACAAATCGAAAA GCTTCTTTAAAAGACACTACTTCGATTTCGACAAGCTGGAAAGGCCGATGGGGAAGCAGAGGGATCGCGATGGGCAGGGGGAACGGACCCTCTCTCGGGAGGAAATTGCGCGTCATAAGA GGGACATCTACGCGTGCATGTTCACCGAAATGTTCAAGTGCATAATCGAGAAAGACATCAGGAGGCACCTTGACATCCTCTCCGAAATCAACGCATGCTCCATCCAGACGATCGAGAGCATTCTGCGCGAGGATATAATTGACGTCATGCCAA GAACGACCAGAACCGACTGCAACTCCCAAACGAAGAGCGACTACTCATTTTTGAAGCCAGCCATTTTATCTCACTTCTTTTCGCATATGTTTTCGGACATCATTGGCAGCCTTATGGGCGATGCGAGTTTGTTCGCCAAAAAT CCGAACTCATCCGCGTCGTGGCCAGTGCCCTCCGAAGAATCCCTGCCCGTGTTTATATACTCCTCTCTACTCCTGTTGTAA
- a CDS encoding calcium-dependent protein kinase 3, putative (encoded by transcript PVX_091755A) produces the protein MRASIDKQKKKRKKKKKNLFSLQDGSEKDSTKVESTDDANSLTGSEPPSGGEERVPLQIAKGRNAPLREVAAGTTSTKTTAKKKKNAAKGIYPNVKRKDAPYGENEQEEFAEDIFENEIFDELQFVEDEHVEYKMYDSYSNAGLKLLSKYSVDDGKGESTKRKRKKKRQGKEGQEEAGNAGQSERQPESYAKYSYNDEEPLEGNHNEFDSDIIKFLNRNKKSVDYDKRNGRPFQKGGTYSYVASDSYGGKRGKQKQMHAAREDKDNYEHYREENADYYDREEEGGEEGEQSDSSQSGDDRSGGSQSGDDYNTSAARYTYERGGGVGGSGKFKRGGSLGQEGEEDEEEDEEGEEDDEDEEEEADEEEEADEEEEVDEEEEDDEDEADEEDEADDGSESGPDPLERKDETNAEDPIRRRPLANELQYRNVSAGPHIYDKREDGHFENEENTWNVTKKDPTERIYGGEKRHEIAFEHSRRGKEESPKVEYPEKRQNKKSININVSESDLKKSNTSYGRQYPTQRSAWGGKSPLRNALNIGNPNLSKDHYRFNLPGGEDKLIKFNIGGHAMGNGRSKSIYKDERINAFDHMIHSSHQSAHAGADDYFLATGGEEAGEGEEAGEAEEEAEEEAEEAAASAAASSTANCADGRWGQPSREETQKAQDPQGEEKKKHNIKSFLDKIKHRKNNEDLLKREQSKYDHAERSEKKDKFKMKFTDILHARTLGNFFHRNKSVAAKSLSPQRERDASAELCVKSNGVEKFGWLHGGRAGNHQMRGDNHQIRGDDQHSQRDDRYPQQHRQRDDRLPPQPYMIKDEVPHHSTRDAVKILDIFSDQGEATNDGAITHSGGSPYDDKGIPKRGSKNAQELSYRGGSSPKEAIASKFYDSFKVAPTTWDGKKSDMGKLPERDKKNPKEEDPKAEDFKTEDSKAIGSNDPTGEKQRRRYHTSRHELDADTSRKAPGKESNLPMVYEQLYYRSRPLGNENQMAQLEGDLKKGRQITLQGGNGRDEEADVRMEQTLSRKMIENNELKKRNENNEEVLATPFYIKSKIDKVLKNREIFERSARATFQQFDVKNKNFLHFSEIESLIQKLCFNLELPPVDKNILSIVYKDYDSSKNNRMSYTDFRQMYWDLLKQIKKKYYPTKNLKIKRNCIISRKKLGGYDYSSIYNYLSFKKILGCGAFGEVHLVEDNICKLYKVVKILKKKKLKNIKINEEINVLIYLDHPNIIKIFDVYENVDCTYIVMELCEGGELMEKVVKSAIFNEDYIKNIMFQILCAIAYMHSNNIAHKDLKPENILFKSKGDDTLKIIDFGLAELINHTEGVSKTAAGTVLYMAPEVFKKNFTIKCDIWSAGVIMFFLFSKNLPFCGNTYDEIKLSIFKDEPDYKSLRGRLSQPALHMLKLMLEKDHTRRPMAAVLLHHPWFQGFLDPVQINPSTLSNIKAYMKQSNIRNIIVNIMAHELSVIDSHLKYINELFCKIDTNHNGSLSHGEIYAVLANAGIKKWDINRIVQALDINDRGSVTYTEFIAGCYRWKDIESTFLKAAFNKIDKDEDGYISKSDIVTLVQDKVIESHDVDNFFASVFLVKKGLSCERRANRINFEDFKEYLLSTF, from the exons ATGAGAGCTAGCATCGACAaacaaaagaagaagaggaagaagaaaaaaaaaaatttgttctcGTTGCAGGATGGGAGCGAAAAGGACAGCACGAAGGTGGAGAGCACAGATGATGCGAATTCACTCACCGGAAGTGAACCCCCAAGTGGTGGAGAGGAGCGTGTCCCCCTTCAAAtcgcaaaggggagaaacgcCCCCCTAAGGGAGGTAGCGGCGGGGACGACTTCCACAAAGACAActgcgaagaagaaaaaaaacgcagcgaAAGGAATCTACCCAAACGTGAAGAGGAAGGACGCACCCTATGGAGAAAACGAACAGGAAGAGTTCGCGGAGGATATctttgaaaatgaaatttttgatGAGCTACAGTTTGTGGAGGATGAACACGTGGAATACAAAATGTATGATTCGTATTCCAACGCGGGGCTGAAACTGTTGAGTAAGTACTCGGTCGACGatgggaagggggaaagcaccaaaaggaagagaaagaaaaaaaggcagggAAAGGAGGGGCAGGAAGAAGCGGGGAATGCGGGGCAATCGGAACGGCAACCAGAGAGCTACGCCAAGTACAGCTACAACGATGAGGAACCGCTCGAGGGAAACCACAACGAATTCGACTCGGACattatcaaatttttaaatagaaataaaaagagcgTTGACTATGACAAACGGAATGGGCGTCCGTTTCAGAAGGGAGGCACCTACTCGTACGTCGCCAGTGATAGTTATGGtgggaagagggggaaacagAAACAGATGCACGCTGCTCGGGAAGACAAGGATAACTATGAGCATTACCGGGAGGAGAACGCGGACTATTACGACCGCGAGGAGGAGGGAGGAGAGGAGGGCGAACAGAGTGATAGCAGTCAAAGTGGTGACGATCGAAGTGGTGGCAGCCAAAGCGGTGACGACTATAACACTAGCGCAGCGCGGTATACGTACGAACGCGGAGGCGGCGTAGGTGGAAGCGGTAAATTTAAAAGGGGTGGGTCACTGGGgcaggagggagaagaagatgaagaggaagacgaggagggagaagaagacgatgaggacgaggaggaagaagcagacgaggaggaagaagcagacgaggaggaagaagtagacgaggaagaggaagacgatgaggacgaagcagacgaagAGGACGAAGCAGACGATGGAAGCGAGAGCGGTCCTGACCCCCTGGAGCGGAAGGACGAAACCAACGCGGAAGACCCAATCCGCAGACGCCCCCTCGCGAACGAGCTCCAGTACCGAAACGTCTCAGCGGGGCCGCACATCTAcgacaaaagggaagacggccattttgaaaatgaagagaacaCGTGGAACGTCACAAAAAAGGACCCAACAGAACGCATATACGGAGGAGAGAAAAGGCATGAAATAGCATTTGAACAcagcaggagggggaaggaagaaagccCAAAAGTAGAGTACCCCGAAAAgaggcaaaataaaaaatccaTAAACATTAACGTAAGCGAAAgtgacttaaaaaaaagcaacacgTCCTATGGGAGGCAATACCCCACGCAGAGGAGtgcctggggggggaaatcacCCCTGAGGAACGCCTTGAACATTGGGAACCCCAACCTCAGTAAGGACCATTACAGATTTAACCTCCCCGGTGGGGAAGATAAGCTAATTAAGTTTAATATAGGTGGCCACGCGATGGGCAACGGCAGGAGCAAGTCGATTTACAAAGACGAGAGGATAAACGCATTCGACCACATGATTCATTCGTCGCACCAGAGTGCCCACGCAGGGGCCGACGACTATTTTTTAGCAacggggggtgaagaagcaggagaaggggaagaagcaggagaagcagaagaagaagcagaagaagaagcagaagaggcAGCCGCATCCGCAGCCGCATCCTCAACCGCAAACTGCGCAGACGGCCGCTGGGGCCAACCCAGCCGCGAAGAAACGCAGAAGGCGCAGGACCCCCagggggaagagaaaaaaaaacacaacatCAAAAGCTTCCtagacaaaataaagcacaGGAAAAACAACGAAGATCTGCTTAAGCGGGAGCAGAGCAAATACGACCATGCGGaaaggagtgaaaaaaaggacaaattcAAAATGAAGTTCACGGACATTTTGCACGCACGGACGctgggcaattttttccaccgcAACAAAAGCGTCGCCGCGAAGTCTCTGTCTCCCCAGCGGGAGAGGGACGCCAGCGCCGAGCTGTGTGTCAAGTCGAACGGCGTGGAGAAGTTCGGCTGGCTCCACGGGGGCAGGGCTGGCAACCATCAGATGAGAGGCGACAACCATCAGATTAGAGGCGACGATCAGCATAGCCAGCGGGATGATCGCTACCCCCAGCAGCATCGCCAGCGGGATgaccgcctccccccacaGCCGTACATGATAAAAGACGAGGTGCCACACCACAGCACAAGGGACGCGGTGAAAATTCTGGACATCTTTTCGGATCAAGGGGAAGCCACCAACGACGGTGCTATCACGCACAGTGGAGGAAGCCCATATGACGACAAGGGGAttcccaaaaggggaagtaaGAACGCTCAGGAGCTTTCCTACAGAGGGGGCTCCTCTCCCAAAGAAGCGATTGCTTCCAAATTTTATGATTCCTTTAAAGTGGCCCCCACCACATGGGATGGAAAAAAGAGCGACATGGGGAAGCTACCCGAAAGGGATAAGAAGAACCCAAAAGAGGAGGACCCCAAAGCGGAGGACTTCAAAACGGAGGACTCCAAAGCGATCGGCTCAAACGACCCAACTggtgaaaaacaaagaagGAGGTATCACACAAGCAGGCACGAGTTAGATGCAGACACGAGCAGAAAGGCGCCCGGGAAGGAGAGTAATCTACCCATGGTATACGAACAGCTGTATTATAGAAGCCGCCCCCTGGGGAATGAAAATCAAATGGCACAACTGGAAGGGGATCTAAAGAAGGGGAGACAAATTACCCTACAGGGAGGAAACGGGAGGGATGAGGAGGCAGATGTCAGAATGGAACAAACGCTAAGCAGAAAAATGATCGAGAACAATGAGCTGAAgaaacgaaatgaaaataatgaagaagtGTTGGCGACcccattttatataaaaagcaaaattgatAAGGTTCTAAAGAATAGAGAAATTTTCGAGCGATCTGCAAGGGCCACCTTTCAGCAGTTCGatgtgaaaaataagaaCTTCCTGCACTTCAGCGAGATAGAGTCACTGATCCAGAAGCTCTGCTTCAATTTGGAGCTCCCCCCCGTGGATA AGAACATCCTGTCCATCGTGTACAAAGACTACGACAGCAGCAAGAACAACCGCATGAGCTACACGGACTTCCGGCAGATGTACTGGGACCTGCTGAAGCAGATTAAGAAGAAATACTACCCTacgaaaaatttaaaaataaaaaggaactgCATAATCAGCAGGAAGAAGCTGGGAGGATACGATTACTCATCGATTTATAATTACCtcagttttaaaaaaatcctGGGGTGCGGTGCCTTTGGAGAGGTACACCTGGTGGAAGACAACATCTGTAAGTTATATAAAgtggtaaaaattttgaaaaaaaaaaaactaaaaaatataaagattaatgaagaaattaatgTCCTCATATATCTAGACCATCcaaacattataaaaatatttgacgTCTACGAAAACGTAGACTGCACTTACATTGTCATGGAGCTTTGTGAAGGAGGGGAGCTGATGGAAAAGGTAGTCAAGTCCGCCATATTTAATGaagattatataaaaaatataatgtttcAAATCCTGTGTGCCATAGCGTACATGCACAGCAATAACATCGCCCATAAAGACTTAAAACCGGAGAACATTTTATTCAAATCCAAGGGGGATGacactttaaaaattattgattTTGGACTGGCCGAACTGATTAACCACACGGAGGGAGTTAGCAAAACCGCTGCGGGGACTGTCCTGTACATGGCCCCggaagtttttaaaaaaaatttcaccatCAAATGCGACATATGGTCAGCTGGGGTGATTATGTTTTTCTTGTTCTCCAAAAATTTGCCCTTTTGTGGGAACACCTACGACGAGATCAAGCTCAGCATATTCAAGGACGAGCCTGACTACAAGAGCTTGCGGGGCCGCTTGTCCCAGCCCGCGCTCCACATGCTCAAGCTCATGCTGGAGAAGGACCACACCCGGCGCCCCATGGCGGCAGTG CTGCTGCACCACCCCTGGTTCCAGGGCTTCCTCGACCCGGTGCAAATCAACCCCAGCACGCTCAGCAACATAAAGGCCTACATGAAGCAATCCAACATCAGGAACATCATCGTGAACATAATGGCCCACGAGCTGAGCGTAATAGACAGCCACTTGAAATACATCAACGAGCTCTTCTGCAAAATAGACACCAACCACAACGGCTCGCTCAGCCACGGGGAAATTTACGCCGTGCTGGCCAATGCGGGCATCAAGAAGTGGGACATCAACCGGATCGTGCAGGCGCTGGACATCAACGACCGGGGCAGCGTCACCTACACGG AGTTCATCGCCGGATGCTACCGATGGAAGGACATCGAATCGACCTTCCTAAAGGCGGCCTTCAACAAGATCGACAAG GACGAAGACGGCTACATCAGCAAAAGCGACATAGTGACGCTCGTGCAGGACAAGGTCATCGAGAGTCACGACGTGGACAACTTTTTCGCCTCCGTGTTTCTCGTGAAGAAGGGCTTATCTTGCGAGCGGCGCGCGAACAGG aTAAACTTCGAAGACTTTAAGGAGTACCTTTTAAGCACGTTTTAG